Proteins from a single region of Streptomyces griseiscabiei:
- a CDS encoding NPP1 family protein, producing the protein MRTSPSPKPNRPGTRRHRLRTALVAALGSGALVLMTPAVASAEVIPKLPQNATGFEQAFSPAYDYDKDGCYATAAISGDGRLNPGLAPGGAVNGHCRDMAQLDNANTYARGKCDNGWCAVMYASYFEKDQSAAGVAGHRHDFEHVVVWVKDNQVQYVSTSQHSGWKWYPRSQVRFDGTHPKVVYHKDGASTHFFRLANSGDDRVENHTGNWFFPRLVGWGGYPGGYRDRLMNANFGAASIKITDGRLGDALNAAKPPIQFNAYA; encoded by the coding sequence ATGCGTACCTCGCCCAGCCCCAAACCGAACCGCCCCGGCACCCGCCGCCACAGGCTGCGCACCGCCCTGGTCGCCGCCCTCGGGAGCGGCGCCCTGGTCCTGATGACGCCGGCCGTCGCCTCCGCCGAGGTCATCCCCAAGCTCCCGCAGAACGCGACCGGTTTCGAGCAGGCGTTCTCCCCCGCGTACGACTACGACAAGGACGGCTGCTACGCCACCGCCGCCATCAGCGGCGACGGCCGGCTCAACCCGGGGCTGGCCCCCGGTGGCGCGGTCAACGGACACTGCCGTGACATGGCGCAGCTCGACAACGCGAACACCTACGCGCGCGGCAAGTGCGACAACGGCTGGTGCGCGGTGATGTACGCCAGCTACTTCGAGAAGGACCAGTCGGCCGCCGGGGTCGCCGGGCACCGGCACGACTTCGAGCACGTGGTGGTCTGGGTCAAGGACAACCAGGTCCAGTACGTCTCCACCTCCCAGCACAGTGGCTGGAAGTGGTACCCGCGTTCCCAGGTCCGTTTCGACGGCACACACCCCAAGGTCGTGTACCACAAGGACGGAGCCTCGACCCACTTCTTCCGCCTCGCGAACAGCGGTGACGACCGCGTCGAGAACCACACCGGCAACTGGTTCTTCCCCCGCCTCGTCGGCTGGGGCGGCTATCCGGGCGGTTACCGCGACCGCCTCATGAACGCCAACTTCGGCGCCGCCTCCATCAAGATCACCGACGGGCGGCTCGGCGACGCGCTCAACGCGGCCAAGCCGCCCATCCAGTTCAACGCCTACGCCTGA
- a CDS encoding S8 family serine peptidase: MRRPRVRTWTGSAVTAVLLVTTQSGLSLAADPPPAPVAKAGSPSTASLDALRGKRFTLVTGDVVTVGTEKGEPGVDVEPGPGREAIGFVQRAGGGDLRVIPMDVAPLVATGRVDDQLFNLSALQRFGHAEDDPDPGADPGADADADADDRGLPLIVRHSGARLPAATRAEAAPGRTVALESIDATAVTLPKDDGGALWRTLTTSDEGADAELRPSVETVWLDTPVELTDAAGTTRSATVSDEPETTPEGDVAVSDLVGQINARGVKERGLDGSGVRVAVIDTGVRATHPDLKDRVAKSENFITWDDEKGDIDGHGTHVAGIIAGTGAASDGTYEGVAPGAEILSARVLSGPLGSLSHIIDGMEWAADEGVDIVNMSLGSRALSDGTDPWSLATDALLERGVLPVVSAGNDGPDPFTVSPPSAAEGALAVGAAGGDDAVASFSSRGPLFGDYRVKPHIKGPGVAVTAARAKDTPIGDVDPEGPVGPVDDDYTRLSGTSMASPAVAGAAALVMQAHPDWTPRQVARALVSSAAPSAGETVYDQGSGLVDVERAVDQPVTATVSSLDFGRLTWPRAAEDTRRKVAFANDSDEDLTLDLALDVTSTRGDLPAALLGLSENRLTVPAHGTASVAVEFRDTGIRTGGTLSALLTARSDDGGSTAVRVPVGLSLEPESYDLTLHLRDQLGEGADGISVIDVLPLDRTLEPFETPHHATVASRLEVRVPAGSYGISAFIGRHEEDSYWYDSDIVLAGEPFVRVDGPTELTLGGTAARRLAHEVDSDDVENVYRQVGVAQRQKKAPAGADGPLSAHTDVQFKHLAPDYWSVPSTTRAKGARYTAYFREDLAEGYEFDKVPDGAPGDGGYSYPTATGAVYYLAALHEGRIPAGFTGRVRDSELARTEAHYVSSQQTGTFDRSFPLKSKLATASLKGIPVAGRRINVPSPSTRSEFYTASRDVAWAQELRWSWQNADVLDPLPHRALYTEPQVFRPGPRTEYWNRPVGAPALAPDGRQFTRAGDTVTVDLPLGGDSDPRHLFTSDDLYASYDYTLSRDGERLAKSRNGAAEFPRNTALAAWEVPADSGTYTLRAHADRGQWNNLGTEVEGVWTFRSGPAAEGETAALPLTTVRFAPPVDEWSRAADDRTLAVPFTVRRTGDQARGRLRDLTVEASFDGGATWRPVPVAKNRALVPHPALATLPAAHLDRNGHGYVSLRVKGSDRASAFEVTVKKAYKLMKG; encoded by the coding sequence GTGAGAAGACCTCGTGTGCGGACCTGGACGGGCAGCGCGGTGACCGCCGTTCTGCTCGTCACCACGCAGAGCGGCTTATCCCTCGCCGCCGACCCCCCACCCGCCCCGGTGGCGAAGGCGGGCTCTCCCTCCACCGCCTCCCTCGACGCCCTCCGGGGCAAGCGGTTCACCCTCGTCACCGGTGATGTGGTGACCGTCGGCACGGAGAAGGGCGAGCCCGGCGTCGACGTCGAACCGGGCCCGGGCCGCGAAGCCATCGGCTTCGTGCAGCGGGCCGGCGGCGGCGACCTCCGGGTGATCCCCATGGACGTGGCCCCGCTGGTCGCCACCGGCAGGGTCGACGACCAGCTCTTCAACCTGAGCGCCCTGCAACGCTTCGGCCACGCCGAGGACGATCCCGATCCCGGCGCCGATCCCGGCGCCGACGCCGACGCCGACGCCGACGACCGGGGCCTTCCGCTGATCGTCCGGCACAGCGGTGCCCGTCTGCCCGCCGCGACCCGCGCCGAGGCCGCCCCCGGGCGGACCGTGGCCCTGGAGTCGATCGACGCCACCGCCGTCACCCTGCCGAAGGACGACGGCGGCGCCCTGTGGCGGACGCTCACCACCTCCGACGAGGGCGCCGACGCCGAACTCCGGCCGTCCGTCGAGACGGTGTGGCTGGACACCCCGGTCGAACTGACGGACGCGGCCGGGACCACACGATCGGCGACCGTGTCGGACGAACCCGAGACCACCCCGGAGGGCGATGTCGCGGTCTCCGACCTCGTCGGGCAGATCAACGCCAGGGGCGTCAAGGAGCGCGGCCTCGACGGCTCCGGGGTCCGGGTCGCCGTGATCGACACCGGCGTGCGCGCCACCCACCCCGATCTGAAGGACCGGGTGGCGAAGTCCGAGAACTTCATCACCTGGGACGACGAGAAGGGTGACATCGACGGCCACGGCACCCATGTCGCCGGGATCATCGCCGGTACGGGCGCCGCGTCCGACGGGACGTACGAGGGTGTCGCCCCCGGCGCCGAGATCCTCAGCGCCCGGGTGCTGTCCGGCCCGCTCGGCTCCCTCTCGCACATCATCGACGGCATGGAGTGGGCGGCCGACGAGGGCGTCGACATCGTCAACATGTCCCTCGGGTCACGTGCGTTGAGCGACGGCACCGACCCGTGGTCGCTGGCCACCGACGCCCTGCTGGAGCGCGGGGTGCTGCCGGTGGTGTCGGCCGGCAACGACGGCCCCGACCCGTTCACGGTCTCCCCGCCCTCCGCCGCCGAGGGCGCGCTCGCGGTCGGCGCCGCCGGTGGCGACGACGCGGTCGCGAGCTTCTCCAGCCGGGGCCCGCTCTTCGGCGACTACCGCGTCAAGCCCCACATCAAGGGCCCCGGCGTCGCCGTGACGGCGGCCCGGGCCAAGGACACCCCCATCGGCGACGTCGACCCGGAGGGACCCGTCGGCCCGGTCGACGACGACTACACCCGGCTGTCGGGCACGTCGATGGCGTCGCCCGCCGTCGCCGGCGCCGCCGCCCTGGTGATGCAGGCCCACCCGGACTGGACACCCCGTCAGGTCGCCCGGGCGCTCGTGTCCAGTGCCGCCCCGAGCGCCGGTGAGACCGTGTACGACCAGGGCTCGGGTCTGGTGGACGTGGAGCGGGCGGTGGACCAGCCGGTCACGGCCACGGTGTCCTCCCTGGACTTCGGCCGTCTCACCTGGCCCCGCGCCGCCGAGGACACCCGCCGCAAGGTGGCCTTCGCCAACGACTCGGACGAGGACCTCACCCTGGACCTCGCCCTCGACGTCACCTCCACCCGCGGCGACCTGCCCGCCGCCCTGCTCGGCCTGTCCGAGAACCGGTTGACCGTCCCCGCGCACGGCACCGCTTCGGTGGCAGTCGAGTTCCGCGACACCGGAATCCGTACCGGCGGCACTCTCTCCGCCCTGCTCACCGCCCGGAGCGACGACGGCGGTTCCACCGCGGTCCGTGTCCCGGTCGGACTCAGCCTCGAACCCGAGAGCTACGACCTCACGCTCCACCTCCGCGACCAGCTGGGCGAGGGCGCCGACGGCATCTCGGTCATCGACGTACTGCCGCTGGACCGGACCCTGGAACCCTTCGAGACCCCGCACCACGCCACCGTCGCCTCCAGGCTCGAGGTGCGGGTGCCCGCGGGCAGTTACGGCATCTCGGCGTTCATCGGCCGGCACGAGGAGGACTCGTACTGGTACGACAGCGACATCGTCCTCGCCGGGGAGCCCTTCGTCCGGGTGGACGGGCCCACCGAGCTGACGCTCGGCGGTACGGCGGCCCGCAGGCTCGCACACGAGGTGGACAGCGACGACGTGGAGAACGTCTACCGTCAGGTCGGCGTCGCACAGCGGCAGAAGAAGGCCCCTGCCGGGGCCGACGGCCCGCTGAGCGCGCACACCGATGTGCAGTTCAAGCACCTGGCGCCGGACTACTGGTCGGTGCCCTCCACGACCCGCGCCAAGGGGGCCCGGTACACGGCGTACTTCCGCGAGGACCTCGCCGAGGGCTACGAGTTCGACAAGGTCCCCGACGGCGCCCCCGGCGACGGCGGCTACTCGTACCCCACCGCGACCGGGGCGGTCTACTACCTCGCCGCCCTCCACGAGGGCCGTATCCCGGCCGGGTTCACCGGACGGGTCCGGGACTCCGAACTCGCCCGCACCGAGGCGCACTACGTCTCCTCCCAGCAGACCGGCACCTTCGACCGGTCCTTCCCGCTGAAGTCGAAGCTGGCCACCGCGTCCCTGAAGGGCATCCCGGTCGCCGGTCGCCGGATCAACGTGCCCTCGCCCAGCACCCGAAGCGAGTTCTACACCGCGTCCCGGGATGTCGCCTGGGCCCAGGAGCTGCGCTGGAGCTGGCAGAACGCGGACGTCCTGGACCCGCTGCCGCACCGGGCGCTGTACACCGAGCCCCAGGTCTTCCGGCCCGGCCCCCGCACCGAGTACTGGAACCGTCCGGTGGGCGCCCCCGCCCTGGCCCCGGACGGCCGCCAGTTCACCCGCGCCGGTGACACCGTCACCGTCGACCTGCCGCTGGGCGGCGACTCGGACCCACGGCACCTGTTCACCAGCGACGACCTCTACGCCTCGTACGACTACACGCTCAGCCGGGACGGGGAGCGGCTCGCCAAGAGCCGGAACGGCGCGGCGGAGTTCCCGCGCAACACCGCGCTCGCCGCCTGGGAGGTGCCGGCGGACAGCGGCACGTACACCCTCAGGGCACACGCGGACCGGGGGCAGTGGAACAACCTCGGCACCGAGGTCGAGGGGGTGTGGACCTTCCGGTCCGGTCCGGCCGCCGAGGGGGAGACGGCCGCGCTGCCGCTGACCACCGTCCGGTTCGCGCCGCCGGTCGACGAGTGGTCACGGGCGGCGGACGACCGTACGCTCGCCGTCCCGTTCACCGTCCGGCGGACCGGTGACCAGGCCCGGGGGCGACTGCGTGACCTGACCGTCGAGGCGTCGTTCGACGGCGGTGCGACCTGGCGGCCGGTGCCGGTGGCGAAGAACCGCGCCCTGGTCCCGCATCCGGCCCTCGCGACGCTGCCGGCCGCGCACCTCGACCGCAACGGTCACGGGTACGTCAGCCTGCGGGTCAAGGGCTCGGACCGGGCGTCGGCGTTCGAGGTGACGGTGAAGAAGGCGTACAAGCTCATGAAGGGGTGA
- a CDS encoding GDSL-type esterase/lipase family protein, translating into MRRPPHPRLRRLPLLGLLLALLLPFGLTFAPAASATATTAPAAGARAAAPVRIMPLGDSITGSPGCWRAVLWNRLQSAGHTDIDFVGTLGPQGCGQAHDGDNEGHGGELVTNAADQNLLPARLAATRPDVVVMHFGTNDVWSGIAPDRILAAYTKLVGQMRASDPGMRILVAQLIPMNPGSCTGCAQRVVDFNARIPDWARATSTAASPVTVVDQWTGFSTATDTYDGVHPNAAGDDKIAARWYPALSAVLDAGVPGDPGDPGDPGDPGGGQPVCGAVFRATNVWQGGYQGEVTVTNTSASAVSGWTVTVVPAAGARLTQVWNGTSTTAADGTVTVTAASWNGTLAPGASTTFGFVATTPASAGTPSATVGCAARAAASS; encoded by the coding sequence GTGCGCAGACCTCCTCACCCGCGCCTGCGGCGCCTGCCGCTGCTCGGCCTCCTGCTCGCCCTGCTGCTGCCCTTCGGGCTCACCTTCGCGCCGGCCGCCTCCGCCACGGCGACGACGGCCCCGGCCGCCGGGGCGAGGGCCGCGGCGCCCGTGCGCATCATGCCGCTCGGCGACTCGATCACCGGCTCGCCCGGCTGCTGGCGGGCGGTGCTGTGGAACCGGCTCCAGAGCGCCGGCCACACGGACATCGACTTCGTCGGCACGCTCGGCCCACAGGGCTGCGGGCAGGCGCACGACGGCGACAACGAGGGCCACGGCGGCGAGTTGGTGACCAATGCCGCCGACCAGAACCTGCTGCCCGCCCGGCTCGCCGCGACGCGCCCGGACGTCGTCGTCATGCACTTCGGCACGAACGACGTGTGGAGCGGCATCGCCCCCGACCGCATCCTCGCCGCCTACACCAAGCTGGTCGGGCAGATGCGGGCCTCCGACCCGGGCATGCGGATCCTCGTCGCGCAACTCATCCCCATGAACCCCGGCAGTTGTACGGGCTGCGCGCAGCGCGTCGTCGACTTCAACGCCCGCATCCCCGACTGGGCGCGGGCCACGAGCACCGCCGCCTCACCGGTGACCGTCGTCGACCAGTGGACGGGGTTCAGCACGGCGACCGACACCTACGACGGGGTCCATCCGAACGCCGCCGGGGACGACAAGATCGCCGCCCGCTGGTATCCGGCGCTGAGCGCGGTGCTGGACGCGGGGGTGCCGGGGGATCCCGGTGACCCCGGGGATCCGGGCGACCCCGGTGGCGGTCAGCCCGTGTGCGGCGCGGTCTTCCGGGCCACCAATGTCTGGCAGGGCGGCTACCAGGGCGAGGTGACGGTCACCAACACGTCCGCGTCCGCCGTCTCGGGGTGGACCGTGACCGTCGTACCGGCTGCCGGGGCGCGTCTCACCCAGGTCTGGAACGGGACCTCGACCACGGCGGCCGACGGCACCGTCACCGTCACCGCCGCCTCCTGGAACGGCACGCTCGCCCCCGGCGCGAGCACCACGTTCGGGTTCGTCGCCACGACGCCCGCGTCGGCCGGCACGCCGTCGGCGACGGTCGGGTGCGCGGCTCGGGCGGCGGCCTCCTCATGA
- a CDS encoding MFS transporter — protein sequence MALFVIASCQLMVVLDITIVNIALPDIQRSLDFSTTSLAWVVNAYTLTFGGLLLLGGRAGDILGRRRVFVFGVLLFVLASLLGGLAQNAGQLLAARALQGVGGAIASPTSLALISTTFREGPERNRAFGVFAAVSAGGGAIGLLAGGILVEWLNWRWVLFVNVPIGLLIVLATPRWIKESQRHPGHFDITGALTSTLGMVLLVYGFIRAAQEGWRDGLTLASFAGAVVLLVAFVLVERRSRQPITPLHMFADRNRAGTYGIMLCLAAAIFGMFFFLTLYTQDVLDFSPLATGFAFLPVSAVIAVGAGLTSRFLPVYGPKPFMVVGAILAAAGLSWLTLTDVHSTYAGSVLGPMLVFSLGMGMEFVALTLMALSDVPAPETGAASGLLNATQQVGGSLGLSILVTMYGTASTNEAEKQIPAFLSQATPAERLEFRRTGQLPSPWSDEVLTAGVSAAFVMAAIFTVVAALIAVLAIQVRPSDLERLKGGAGPGAPPG from the coding sequence ATGGCGCTGTTCGTCATCGCGTCCTGTCAGTTGATGGTGGTCCTGGACATCACCATCGTGAACATCGCGCTGCCGGACATCCAGCGGTCGCTGGACTTCTCGACGACGAGCCTGGCGTGGGTGGTCAACGCGTACACGCTGACCTTCGGCGGACTGCTGCTGCTGGGCGGTCGGGCCGGTGACATCCTCGGCCGGCGGCGGGTGTTCGTCTTCGGTGTGCTGCTGTTCGTGCTGGCCTCGCTGCTCGGCGGTCTCGCCCAGAACGCGGGCCAACTCCTCGCCGCGCGCGCCCTCCAGGGCGTCGGCGGCGCCATCGCGTCCCCGACGTCCCTCGCGCTGATCAGTACGACGTTCCGTGAAGGCCCGGAACGCAACCGGGCGTTCGGGGTGTTCGCGGCGGTCTCGGCGGGCGGCGGCGCGATCGGACTGCTCGCGGGCGGCATCCTCGTGGAGTGGCTGAACTGGCGGTGGGTGCTGTTCGTCAACGTGCCGATCGGACTGCTGATCGTGCTGGCGACCCCCCGCTGGATCAAGGAGTCCCAGCGCCACCCCGGTCACTTCGACATCACCGGCGCCCTGACCTCCACCCTCGGCATGGTGCTCCTGGTGTACGGGTTCATCCGGGCCGCGCAGGAGGGCTGGCGGGACGGGCTGACCCTGGCGTCGTTCGCCGGGGCCGTGGTACTGCTCGTGGCGTTCGTCCTGGTCGAGCGGAGATCCCGACAGCCGATCACCCCGCTGCACATGTTCGCCGACCGCAACCGCGCGGGCACCTACGGGATCATGCTGTGCCTGGCCGCGGCGATCTTCGGCATGTTCTTCTTCCTGACGCTCTACACCCAGGACGTCCTCGACTTCAGCCCGCTGGCCACCGGGTTCGCGTTCCTGCCGGTCAGCGCGGTCATCGCGGTCGGTGCCGGACTGACCTCACGGTTCCTGCCCGTGTACGGGCCCAAACCGTTCATGGTGGTGGGCGCGATCCTCGCGGCGGCCGGCCTGAGCTGGCTGACACTCACCGACGTCCACTCCACCTACGCCGGCAGCGTCCTCGGCCCGATGCTCGTCTTCAGCCTCGGCATGGGCATGGAGTTCGTGGCCCTGACCCTGATGGCGCTCTCCGACGTCCCCGCCCCCGAGACCGGCGCGGCCTCCGGGCTCCTCAACGCCACACAGCAGGTGGGCGGTTCACTGGGCCTGTCCATCCTCGTGACCATGTACGGCACGGCCAGCACCAACGAGGCCGAGAAGCAGATCCCGGCCTTCCTGTCCCAGGCGACGCCCGCCGAGCGCCTGGAATTCCGGCGGACCGGGCAGCTTCCGTCGCCCTGGTCCGACGAGGTGCTCACCGCGGGCGTCTCGGCCGCCTTCGTCATGGCCGCCATCTTCACCGTCGTCGCCGCCCTGATCGCCGTACTGGCCATCCAGGTGAGGCCGTCCGACCTGGAGCGGCTGAAGGGCGGGGCGGGCCCCGGCGCGCCACCCGGCTGA
- a CDS encoding thiamine pyrophosphate-binding protein, translated as MKVAEAVGRALHASGVDHVFGVVGSGNFHLTNALVAAGARFVAARHEGGAATMADAYARTTGGIAGLSVHQGPGLTNAVTGVAEAAKSRTPLLVLAAEVTRPHSNFHIDQDALARAVGAETARVTSAATAVEEACEAVRRALHDRRTVLLNLPLEVQALEVPEAGTPSVVAPPPPRVPVAPDPAEVAALASELRRSRRPVFVAGRGARTPGARDALTALADRHGALLATSAVAHGLFHHSPWSLGISGGFASPLTAELIRGADLIVGWGCALNMWTTRHGTLIAPGTTVVQIDDDPTAPGRHRPIHASVTGDVELTARHALAEADRDGEAGDGNAAAGGTAGTRTSPEGYRTPATEAALAARVRWRDVPYEDEGDEERIDPRTLTIALDDILPAERVVGVDSGNFMGHPSAYLSVPDHQGFCFTQAFQSIGLGLATTIGAALARPDRLPVAALGDGGFLMSAVELDTVGRLGLPMVVVVYDDESYGAEVHHFGPAGHPLDTVTFPPADLAALARGYGFDATTVRTPADLAPLRHWLTGPRTTPFLLDAKVTRGHGAWWLEEAFRGH; from the coding sequence ATGAAGGTCGCCGAGGCCGTCGGCCGGGCTCTCCACGCGTCCGGCGTCGACCATGTCTTCGGCGTGGTCGGGTCCGGCAACTTCCATCTCACCAACGCGCTGGTCGCGGCCGGCGCCCGCTTCGTCGCCGCGCGCCACGAGGGTGGCGCGGCGACGATGGCCGACGCCTACGCCCGCACGACCGGAGGCATCGCCGGTCTCAGCGTCCACCAGGGCCCCGGCCTGACGAACGCCGTCACGGGTGTCGCCGAGGCCGCCAAGAGCCGCACCCCGCTGCTCGTCCTGGCGGCCGAGGTCACCCGGCCGCACTCCAACTTCCACATCGACCAGGACGCGCTGGCCCGGGCGGTGGGCGCGGAGACGGCCCGGGTGACCTCGGCGGCGACGGCGGTGGAGGAGGCCTGCGAGGCCGTCCGCCGCGCGCTGCACGACCGGCGGACGGTCCTCCTCAACCTGCCCCTGGAGGTGCAGGCCCTGGAGGTCCCCGAAGCCGGTACGCCGTCCGTCGTCGCCCCGCCGCCCCCGCGCGTGCCCGTCGCACCCGACCCGGCCGAAGTAGCCGCCCTGGCAAGCGAGTTGCGCAGGTCCCGGCGCCCCGTGTTCGTGGCCGGCCGGGGCGCCCGCACCCCCGGCGCCCGCGACGCGCTCACCGCCCTCGCCGACCGTCACGGCGCCCTCCTCGCCACCTCGGCGGTCGCGCACGGCCTCTTCCACCACAGCCCCTGGTCCCTCGGCATCTCCGGCGGCTTCGCCTCCCCCCTCACCGCCGAACTCATCCGGGGCGCCGACCTGATCGTCGGCTGGGGCTGCGCCCTGAACATGTGGACGACGCGCCACGGCACCCTCATCGCCCCCGGCACCACCGTCGTCCAGATCGACGACGACCCCACCGCACCGGGCCGCCACCGCCCGATCCACGCGTCCGTGACCGGAGACGTGGAACTCACGGCCCGGCACGCCCTCGCGGAAGCCGACAGGGACGGGGAAGCCGGGGACGGGAACGCCGCTGCCGGGGGCACCGCCGGCACCCGGACGTCCCCGGAGGGCTACCGCACCCCCGCCACCGAAGCCGCCCTCGCCGCCCGCGTCCGGTGGCGGGACGTGCCGTACGAGGACGAGGGGGACGAGGAGCGCATCGACCCGCGCACGCTGACCATCGCCCTCGACGACATCCTCCCCGCGGAGCGGGTGGTCGGCGTGGACTCCGGCAACTTCATGGGGCACCCCAGCGCCTATCTCTCGGTCCCGGACCACCAGGGCTTCTGCTTCACCCAGGCCTTCCAGTCCATCGGCCTCGGCCTCGCCACCACCATCGGCGCGGCCCTCGCCCGACCCGACCGCCTCCCCGTGGCCGCCCTCGGTGACGGCGGCTTCCTGATGAGCGCCGTCGAACTGGACACCGTAGGGCGCCTCGGTCTGCCCATGGTGGTCGTCGTCTACGACGACGAGTCCTACGGCGCCGAGGTCCACCACTTCGGCCCCGCCGGCCACCCCCTGGACACGGTCACCTTCCCCCCGGCCGACCTCGCCGCCCTGGCCCGCGGCTACGGCTTCGACGCCACCACCGTCCGCACCCCCGCCGACCTCGCCCCCCTCCGCCACTGGCTCACCGGCCCCCGCACGACCCCCTTCCTCCTCGACGCCAAGGTCACCCGCGGCCACGGCGCCTGGTGGCTGGAGGAGGCGTTCCGGGGGCACTGA
- a CDS encoding cyclase family protein, with protein sequence MTQPSVLAALVSGMRGGAIEVVDLTSPLSSSTPVIQLPPEFGQTQVFELAEISRYDDRGPAWYWNNFRSGEHTGTHFDAPVHWVTGKDLDDVASVPARRLIAPVAVLDFAEQAAADPDFLVEVGHIKAWEADNGPLPDGGWLFLRTGWDARGHSQETFLNADGGGPHTPGLAPECARWVAEETPVIGLGVETVGTDAGRAHSFDPPFPCHSYFLGNGKYGLTQLRNLDALPPTGAVVIAGPLPIVAGSGAPARVLALVERS encoded by the coding sequence ATGACCCAGCCGTCCGTCCTCGCCGCCCTGGTGTCCGGGATGCGCGGTGGCGCGATCGAGGTCGTGGACCTCACCTCGCCGCTGTCGTCATCGACGCCGGTGATCCAACTGCCGCCGGAGTTCGGCCAGACCCAGGTGTTCGAGCTGGCGGAGATCAGCCGCTACGACGACCGGGGTCCGGCCTGGTACTGGAACAACTTCCGCAGCGGCGAGCACACCGGTACCCACTTCGACGCCCCCGTCCACTGGGTCACCGGAAAGGACCTCGACGACGTGGCGTCCGTACCGGCGCGACGGCTGATCGCGCCGGTGGCCGTGCTCGACTTCGCCGAACAGGCGGCGGCCGACCCGGACTTCCTTGTGGAGGTCGGCCACATCAAGGCCTGGGAGGCGGACAACGGCCCCCTGCCCGACGGCGGTTGGCTGTTCCTGCGCACCGGCTGGGACGCCCGCGGCCACTCCCAGGAGACGTTCCTCAACGCGGACGGCGGTGGCCCGCACACGCCCGGCCTGGCACCGGAGTGCGCGCGCTGGGTGGCCGAGGAGACCCCGGTGATCGGACTCGGTGTGGAGACCGTCGGCACCGACGCCGGACGCGCGCACTCCTTCGACCCGCCGTTCCCCTGCCACTCCTACTTCCTCGGCAACGGCAAGTACGGCCTGACCCAGCTCCGCAATCTGGACGCGCTGCCGCCGACCGGCGCCGTCGTCATCGCCGGGCCCCTGCCCATCGTCGCCGGATCCGGGGCGCCCGCGCGCGTGCTCGCCCTGGTGGAGCGCTCATGA